From Phenylobacterium montanum, the proteins below share one genomic window:
- a CDS encoding OsmC family protein: MARAHAHVGETRYRVDLKAGHHALVADEHADLGGQDAGPAPYELLLAALGACTSITLKMYAERKSWPLAGVDVALLFTRDGDSQKIERTLTLEGDLDDAQRARLADIAERTPVTLTLKAGVAITTRLR; this comes from the coding sequence ATGGCCAGAGCCCACGCCCACGTCGGCGAAACCCGCTACCGCGTCGACCTCAAGGCCGGCCATCACGCCCTGGTCGCCGACGAGCACGCCGACCTCGGCGGCCAGGACGCCGGCCCGGCGCCCTATGAGCTGCTGCTCGCGGCCCTGGGCGCCTGCACCTCGATCACCCTGAAGATGTACGCCGAGCGCAAGTCCTGGCCCCTCGCCGGTGTCGATGTGGCCCTGCTGTTCACTCGCGACGGCGACAGCCAGAAGATCGAGCGCACCCTGACGCTCGAGGGCGATCTGGACGATGCGCAGCGCGCCCGCCTTGCCGACATAGCCGAACGCACCCCGGTGACCCTGACCCTGAAGGCCGGGGTCGCGATCACCACCCGCCTGCGCTGA
- the pnp gene encoding polyribonucleotide nucleotidyltransferase, protein MFDIKRKSIDWAGRKLTLETGRIARQADASVLATYGETVVLATVVAEKAPKPGLDFFPLTVNYQEKTYAAGKIPGGFFKREGRPSEKETLVSRLIDRPIRPLFVKGFKHETQVVATVLAHDLENDPDIVAMVAVSAALTLSGVPFMGPIGAARVGFIDGEYVLNPTHDQLGEDNKMDLVVAGTHDAVMMVESEIQELTEEQVLGGVMFAHRGFQPVIDAIIDLAEHAAKEPWDFQAEDLNPLIEKITGLVGEDLKAAYKLKLKQERHAAVGAAKAKAAAALVKSETNPDGYEAPKFGYAFKECEASVLRRDALLTKKRIDGRDLDKVRPIVSEVGVLPRAHGSALFTRGETQALVVATLGTGDDEQFIDALEGTYKESFLLHYNFPPFSVGETGRMGSPGRREIGHGKLAWRAVRPMLPAKTEFPYTIRLVSEIMESNGSSSMASVCGSSLALMDAGVPLKKPVSGIAMGLILEPDGYVVLSDILGDEDHLGDMDFKVAGTEDGITSLQMDIKIPGITEEIMQKALEQAKAGRIHILGEMAKAISGAREEIGEYAPKIETISIPTDKIRDVIGTGGKVIREIVATTGAKVDVNDEGVIKVSASDGAKIKAAIDWIKSLTSEPEVGAIYDGKVVKVVDFGAFVNFFGAKDGLVHVSQISNERVAKPSDVLTEGQIVKVKLMGFDDRGKTKLSMKVVDQETGEDLTKKEKAAEPAAE, encoded by the coding sequence ATGTTCGACATCAAACGCAAATCCATCGACTGGGCCGGCCGCAAGCTGACCCTGGAGACCGGCCGCATCGCCCGTCAGGCCGACGCCTCTGTCCTGGCCACCTACGGCGAGACCGTGGTCCTGGCCACCGTCGTGGCGGAGAAGGCGCCCAAGCCCGGGCTCGACTTCTTCCCCCTGACCGTCAACTACCAGGAAAAGACCTACGCCGCCGGCAAGATCCCGGGCGGCTTCTTCAAGCGCGAAGGCCGTCCGTCGGAAAAGGAGACCCTGGTCTCCCGCCTGATCGACCGCCCGATCCGCCCCCTGTTCGTCAAGGGCTTCAAGCACGAGACGCAAGTCGTCGCCACCGTCCTGGCGCATGACCTGGAGAACGATCCCGACATCGTCGCCATGGTCGCCGTGTCCGCCGCCCTGACCCTGTCGGGCGTGCCGTTCATGGGCCCGATCGGCGCCGCCCGCGTCGGCTTCATCGACGGCGAATACGTGCTGAACCCCACCCACGACCAGCTGGGTGAAGACAACAAGATGGACCTGGTCGTCGCCGGCACCCACGACGCGGTGATGATGGTCGAGTCCGAGATCCAGGAACTGACCGAAGAGCAGGTGCTGGGCGGCGTCATGTTCGCCCATCGCGGCTTCCAGCCGGTGATCGATGCGATCATCGACCTGGCCGAGCACGCCGCCAAGGAGCCCTGGGACTTCCAGGCCGAGGACTTGAACCCGCTGATCGAAAAGATCACCGGCCTCGTCGGCGAAGACCTGAAGGCCGCCTACAAGCTGAAGCTGAAGCAGGAACGCCACGCCGCCGTCGGCGCCGCCAAGGCCAAGGCCGCCGCGGCCCTGGTCAAGTCCGAGACCAACCCGGACGGCTATGAAGCGCCCAAGTTCGGCTACGCCTTCAAGGAATGCGAAGCCTCGGTTCTGCGCCGCGACGCCCTCCTGACCAAGAAGCGCATCGACGGCCGCGACCTCGACAAGGTCCGCCCGATCGTCTCGGAAGTCGGCGTGCTGCCGCGCGCCCACGGCTCGGCCCTGTTCACCCGCGGCGAGACCCAGGCCCTGGTCGTGGCCACCCTGGGCACCGGCGACGACGAGCAGTTCATCGACGCCCTGGAAGGCACCTACAAGGAAAGCTTCCTGCTGCACTACAACTTCCCGCCCTTCTCGGTGGGCGAGACGGGCCGCATGGGCTCGCCGGGCCGCCGCGAAATCGGCCACGGCAAGCTGGCCTGGCGCGCCGTGCGCCCGATGCTGCCGGCCAAGACCGAGTTCCCCTACACCATCCGCCTGGTGTCGGAGATCATGGAGTCGAACGGCTCCTCGTCCATGGCCAGCGTCTGCGGCTCCTCGCTCGCCCTGATGGACGCGGGCGTGCCCCTGAAGAAGCCGGTCAGCGGCATCGCCATGGGCCTGATCCTCGAGCCGGATGGCTATGTGGTGCTGTCGGACATCCTGGGTGACGAAGACCACCTGGGCGACATGGACTTCAAGGTCGCCGGCACCGAGGACGGCATCACCTCGCTGCAGATGGACATCAAGATCCCCGGCATCACCGAGGAGATCATGCAGAAGGCCCTGGAACAGGCCAAGGCCGGGCGCATCCACATCCTGGGCGAGATGGCCAAGGCCATCTCCGGCGCCCGCGAAGAGATCGGCGAATACGCGCCCAAGATCGAGACCATCTCGATCCCGACCGACAAGATCCGCGACGTGATCGGCACCGGCGGAAAGGTGATCCGCGAGATCGTGGCCACCACCGGCGCCAAGGTCGACGTCAACGACGAGGGCGTGATCAAGGTCTCGGCCAGCGACGGGGCCAAGATCAAGGCCGCCATCGACTGGATCAAGTCGCTGACCTCGGAGCCCGAAGTCGGCGCCATCTATGACGGCAAGGTCGTCAAGGTGGTCGATTTCGGCGCCTTCGTGAACTTCTTCGGCGCCAAGGACGGCCTGGTCCACGTCAGCCAGATCAGCAACGAGCGGGTGGCCAAGCCCTCGGACGTCTTGACCGAAGGCCAGATCGTCAAGGTCAAGCTGATGGGCTTCGACGACCGCGGCAAGACCAAGCTGTCGATGAAGGTGGTCGACCAGGAGACTGGCGAAGACCTGACCAAGAAGGAAAAGGCGGCGGAGCCGGCGGCCGAGTAA
- a CDS encoding CsbD family protein encodes MTSDQILGGARNGIGRAEEAYGEATGSSHMKAMGRVDQAMGSLQSRFGAMRGRAREYYADAESFTAEQPLKALAIALGAGVLLGILMRGR; translated from the coding sequence ATGACCAGCGACCAGATCCTGGGCGGGGCGCGAAACGGCATTGGCCGCGCAGAGGAAGCCTATGGCGAAGCGACCGGATCCAGCCACATGAAGGCGATGGGCCGTGTGGACCAGGCGATGGGCTCCCTGCAGTCACGCTTTGGCGCCATGCGGGGCCGGGCACGGGAATACTATGCCGATGCGGAGTCTTTCACAGCTGAACAGCCGCTGAAAGCCCTGGCCATCGCCCTCGGCGCCGGCGTCCTTCTCGGCATCTTGATGCGTGGGCGCTGA
- the truB gene encoding tRNA pseudouridine(55) synthase TruB gives MGRRRKGDAVHGWVVLDKPLNLGSTQAVSRVRRAFNAQKAGHAGTLDPLATGVLPIALGEATKTVPYLVEADKTYAFTIAWGATTTTFDREGEITARSDVRPAPEAAAEALKAFVGEIEQVPPAYSAIKIDGERAYDLAREGVEVELAPRKVVIHSARVTGAPDAEHLDIEIDCGKGTYVRALARDLAIAVGACGHVSALRRLRVGAFRAEDSVTLEKLEDLCHTGRASEVLLPVETALDDIPVMAVTAEDAFRLSQGRPIVLLPRQVETLKARLADPSGNGFASRTVLATHGGSAVSICEMRAGQLSPTRVFNL, from the coding sequence ATGGGGCGTAGGCGCAAGGGCGACGCCGTCCACGGCTGGGTGGTGCTGGACAAGCCCCTGAACCTCGGCTCGACCCAGGCGGTCAGCCGCGTGCGCCGCGCCTTCAACGCCCAGAAGGCCGGCCACGCCGGCACGCTCGACCCCCTGGCCACCGGCGTCCTGCCCATCGCGCTCGGGGAAGCCACCAAGACGGTCCCCTACCTGGTCGAGGCCGACAAGACCTACGCCTTCACCATCGCCTGGGGCGCCACGACCACGACCTTCGACCGCGAGGGCGAGATCACCGCCCGCTCCGACGTGCGGCCCGCGCCCGAGGCCGCCGCCGAGGCGCTGAAGGCCTTCGTCGGCGAGATCGAACAGGTCCCGCCCGCCTATTCCGCCATCAAGATTGACGGCGAGCGCGCCTATGACCTGGCCCGCGAGGGCGTCGAGGTCGAACTGGCCCCGCGCAAGGTGGTGATCCATTCGGCCCGCGTCACCGGCGCGCCGGACGCGGAGCACCTCGACATCGAGATCGACTGCGGCAAGGGCACCTATGTCCGCGCCCTGGCCCGCGACCTGGCCATCGCCGTCGGGGCCTGCGGCCATGTCTCGGCCCTGCGGCGCCTGCGCGTCGGGGCCTTCAGGGCCGAAGATTCCGTCACACTGGAAAAGCTGGAAGATTTGTGCCATACGGGCCGCGCCTCGGAGGTTCTGCTTCCGGTCGAGACCGCACTGGACGACATCCCGGTGATGGCCGTGACCGCCGAAGACGCCTTCAGGCTCTCGCAAGGGCGACCGATCGTTCTGCTTCCCAGACAGGTCGAAACGCTGAAGGCGCGTCTGGCTGACCCCTCGGGGAATGGCTTCGCGTCCCGAACCGTTTTGGCGACGCATGGCGGCAGCGCGGTCTCGATCTGCGAGATGCGGGCCGGGCAACTCAGCCCGACACGCGTCTTCAACCTCTAA
- the rpsO gene encoding 30S ribosomal protein S15 encodes MSITAERKTELIHTHARSDHDTGSAEVQVAILSERIANLTEHFKTHKKDNHSRRGLLKLVSQRRSLLDHLKSKDQGRYQALIETLGLRR; translated from the coding sequence ATGTCGATCACCGCCGAACGCAAGACCGAACTGATCCACACCCACGCCCGCTCGGACCACGACACCGGTTCGGCCGAAGTGCAGGTCGCGATCCTTTCCGAACGCATCGCCAACCTCACCGAGCACTTCAAGACCCACAAGAAGGACAACCACTCGCGTCGCGGCCTGCTCAAGCTGGTCTCGCAGCGCCGGAGCCTTCTGGATCACCTGAAGTCCAAGGACCAGGGCCGCTACCAGGCCCTGATCGAAACCCTGGGCCTGCGCCGCTAA
- a CDS encoding BON domain-containing protein yields MANERYGSDDHDRRVRLGRNPPVHEGDYDREGRGYSQDRLQGRDNHLQEDRSFSPGGGDPYGDYGQGYGADRFDRDRYEREDRGYRSGEFDRGYGRFDRRGRDEAGPLHQNQYGPNRGVEMNPGYGERQGGYGYGSGGGRKGGDTGSYAYRGGLGRWIGAENPMLADQADGHTGPHRGRGPKNYVRSDERIREDVSDRLADHAHLDASDIDVQVKSGEVTLSGTVEDRHAKRRAEDCAEDVSGVRHVQNNLRVKAADPAMNSTGVAASGNHGRMG; encoded by the coding sequence ATGGCCAACGAACGGTACGGATCCGACGACCACGATCGGCGCGTGCGGCTGGGTCGAAACCCACCGGTCCACGAAGGCGACTATGACAGGGAGGGGCGCGGCTACAGCCAGGATCGGCTCCAGGGCCGCGATAACCATCTCCAGGAGGATCGCTCCTTCTCGCCCGGCGGCGGCGATCCCTATGGCGACTACGGACAGGGCTACGGGGCGGATCGCTTCGACCGCGATCGCTATGAGCGAGAGGATCGCGGTTATCGCTCAGGCGAGTTCGATCGCGGATATGGGCGTTTCGACCGGCGCGGGCGAGACGAGGCCGGGCCGCTCCACCAGAACCAATACGGCCCGAACCGCGGCGTGGAGATGAACCCGGGCTATGGCGAACGCCAGGGCGGCTATGGCTATGGCTCCGGCGGCGGGCGGAAGGGCGGCGATACGGGATCCTATGCCTATCGTGGGGGATTGGGCCGCTGGATCGGCGCTGAAAACCCGATGTTGGCCGACCAGGCGGACGGTCACACCGGCCCGCACCGCGGTCGCGGCCCCAAGAACTATGTGCGTTCGGACGAGCGCATCCGCGAGGACGTCAGCGACCGGTTGGCCGATCACGCCCACCTCGACGCCTCGGACATCGACGTTCAGGTCAAGAGCGGCGAGGTGACGCTCAGCGGCACGGTCGAAGATCGCCACGCCAAACGGCGGGCCGAGGACTGCGCCGAGGACGTGTCGGGCGTGAGGCATGTGCAGAACAATCTGCGGGTCAAGGCCGCCGATCCCGCCATGAACTCGACCGGCGTCGCGGCGTCCGGCAACCACGGCCGCATGGGCTGA
- a CDS encoding DUF5671 domain-containing protein, with translation MNTELLEFTRLALEKGIARDQIASALRQAGWSEADVRAAANAFAPVEFPLPVPRPRPYLSAQEVFSYALFFAALYVSAFNLGALVFGFIDLAFPDVSRHGMALIAPVWAVGADRNELILDHMRGNIAALVVAFPLFLFMQRLIHRSIASDPTKRQSRPRKWMTYITLFIAASALIGDLSALVYNALGGDLTVRVVLRLATIAVIAGGAFSYLLWDIRTDERP, from the coding sequence ATGAACACCGAGCTTCTTGAGTTCACGCGGCTGGCGCTGGAGAAGGGGATCGCCCGCGATCAAATCGCAAGCGCCCTCAGACAGGCGGGATGGAGCGAAGCTGACGTGCGCGCGGCCGCGAACGCTTTCGCGCCGGTCGAGTTTCCTCTGCCGGTACCCCGTCCAAGGCCATACTTGTCGGCCCAGGAAGTCTTCTCCTACGCCCTCTTCTTCGCCGCCCTCTACGTCAGCGCCTTTAACCTGGGGGCGCTCGTCTTCGGCTTCATCGACCTGGCCTTTCCGGACGTTTCACGCCACGGCATGGCGCTGATCGCGCCTGTCTGGGCTGTCGGGGCTGATCGCAATGAACTGATCTTGGACCACATGCGGGGCAACATCGCCGCGCTGGTGGTGGCCTTTCCACTTTTTCTTTTCATGCAGCGCCTCATCCATCGCTCGATTGCCAGCGATCCGACGAAGCGGCAATCGCGCCCGCGCAAGTGGATGACCTATATCACCCTGTTTATCGCCGCATCGGCCCTGATCGGGGATCTCTCGGCACTCGTCTACAACGCGCTCGGGGGTGACCTCACCGTCCGGGTCGTGCTTCGGCTTGCAACGATTGCGGTGATCGCTGGCGGCGCCTTCAGCTATCTCCTCTGGGACATCAGGACGGACGAGCGGCCGTGA
- a CDS encoding SCO family protein produces MGLKRRAALALMLGAALGLGACGKPAGQGGSSGSGVQLGGPFQLTDQTGKPVDQGLLKGKWTAVFFGYTYCPDVCPTTLQTLGSASDLLGARAKNFQVVFITVDPQRDTPSQLKDYLSSSSFPRGVIGLTGTPDQIAKVAGEYKVYFQKSGSGANYSVDHSSAIYLMNPHGDFDSVIAFGLKPEDIRDQIAKAMGKQG; encoded by the coding sequence ATGGGCCTGAAGAGACGCGCCGCTTTGGCCCTTATGCTGGGCGCGGCCCTGGGCCTCGGCGCCTGCGGCAAGCCTGCGGGTCAGGGTGGAAGCTCGGGGTCCGGCGTGCAGCTCGGCGGGCCGTTCCAGCTGACCGATCAGACCGGCAAGCCGGTGGACCAGGGTCTGCTCAAGGGCAAGTGGACCGCGGTCTTCTTCGGCTACACCTATTGCCCGGACGTCTGTCCGACCACCCTTCAGACCTTGGGCTCAGCCAGCGACCTTCTGGGCGCCCGCGCCAAGAATTTCCAGGTGGTTTTCATCACCGTCGACCCACAGCGGGATACGCCGAGCCAGCTGAAGGACTATCTGTCCAGCTCGTCCTTTCCGCGGGGGGTCATCGGCCTGACCGGGACGCCGGACCAGATCGCCAAGGTCGCCGGCGAGTACAAGGTCTATTTCCAGAAGAGCGGTTCGGGGGCGAACTATTCGGTCGACCACTCATCGGCCATCTATCTGATGAACCCCCATGGGGATTTCGACAGCGTGATCGCCTTCGGCCTGAAGCCGGAAGACATCCGCGACCAGATCGCCAAGGCGATGGGCAAGCAGGGCTGA
- a CDS encoding polyhydroxyalkanoate depolymerase, with amino-acid sequence MLYSMHEAAYYASTPMRLAARIAREAWSSPVNPAADTQLGRTLFAASDLFANVTRRYGKPDWGIDSVQIEGVDVRVRPVVEWSSPWVRLVHFSRDMTDMRRAGRKAIEPAVLIVAPLSGHYATLLRGTVQTFLQDHEVYITDWANARDVPMLEGRFDFHDYIDHVREMLRHMGPRPHVVAVCQPGPPVLAAASLMAEDDETSRPASMTFMGSPIDARLSPTVTNKLAEERPFTWFQRSMIYTVPAPYPGALRRVYPGFVQLYSFMSMNLERHQEAHKRYFNHLVSGDGDSADKHLEFYDEYLSVLDMTEEFYLQTIDIVFQQYLLPKGELHHRDRLVKPAAIKDIGLMTVEGELDDISGIGQTQAAHGLCSGIPDDLKEDYVQPKVGHYGVFNGRRFREEIYPRVREFILKAEATV; translated from the coding sequence ATGCTCTACTCGATGCACGAAGCCGCCTACTACGCCTCGACGCCGATGCGTCTGGCGGCGCGTATCGCCCGGGAGGCCTGGAGCTCGCCGGTCAACCCGGCCGCCGACACCCAGCTGGGCCGCACCCTGTTCGCCGCCTCGGACCTGTTCGCCAACGTCACCCGCCGCTATGGCAAGCCCGACTGGGGCATAGACAGCGTGCAGATCGAGGGCGTCGATGTTCGTGTGCGCCCGGTGGTCGAGTGGTCATCGCCCTGGGTCCGGCTGGTCCACTTCAGCCGCGACATGACCGACATGCGCCGCGCCGGCCGCAAGGCGATCGAGCCGGCGGTGCTGATCGTGGCCCCCCTTTCAGGTCACTACGCAACCTTGTTGCGGGGAACCGTCCAGACCTTCCTGCAGGACCACGAGGTCTACATCACCGACTGGGCCAACGCCCGTGACGTGCCGATGCTGGAGGGACGGTTCGACTTCCACGACTATATCGACCATGTGCGTGAAATGCTGCGGCACATGGGCCCGCGCCCGCACGTGGTGGCGGTTTGTCAGCCCGGCCCGCCGGTGCTGGCCGCCGCCAGCCTGATGGCCGAGGACGACGAGACCAGCCGCCCGGCCAGCATGACCTTCATGGGCTCGCCGATCGATGCGCGCCTGTCGCCGACGGTGACCAACAAGCTGGCCGAGGAACGGCCGTTCACCTGGTTCCAGCGCAGCATGATCTACACCGTGCCGGCGCCGTATCCAGGGGCGCTGCGCCGCGTCTATCCGGGCTTCGTGCAGCTCTACAGCTTCATGTCCATGAACCTCGAGCGGCACCAGGAGGCGCACAAGCGCTATTTCAACCACCTGGTCTCGGGGGACGGCGACAGCGCCGACAAGCACCTGGAGTTCTACGACGAGTACCTGTCGGTGCTGGACATGACCGAGGAATTCTATCTGCAGACGATCGACATCGTCTTCCAGCAGTACCTCTTGCCCAAGGGCGAGCTGCATCACCGTGACCGGCTGGTGAAGCCCGCGGCGATCAAGGACATCGGCCTGATGACGGTCGAGGGCGAGCTGGACGACATCTCCGGCATCGGCCAGACCCAGGCCGCCCATGGCCTGTGCAGCGGCATCCCCGACGATCTGAAGGAGGACTATGTCCAGCCCAAGGTCGGCCACTACGGGGTGTTCAACGGCCGCCGCTTCCGCGAGGAGATCTATCCCCGCGTGCGCGAGTTCATTCTGAAGGCGGAAGCGACGGTCTAG
- the rbfA gene encoding 30S ribosome-binding factor RbfA, with protein sequence MSRHSRPTSSHGRGQRPAAGPTQRQLRAGELIRHALVEILREEDFADPDLAGVSVTVTEVRMSPDLKHAHCFVEPLGGVHADKVVSALNRSAKFLRGRLGHGIDMKFTPDLRFLHDESFNEAARIDRLFDDPRVRRDLEAEDEAAAGDGEDGYGA encoded by the coding sequence ATGTCCCGCCACTCCAGACCCACCTCCTCTCACGGGCGCGGCCAAAGGCCCGCGGCCGGCCCGACCCAGCGCCAGCTGCGCGCGGGCGAACTGATCCGCCACGCCCTGGTCGAGATCCTGCGCGAAGAGGACTTCGCCGACCCCGACCTGGCCGGGGTCTCGGTCACCGTAACCGAGGTGCGCATGTCGCCCGACCTGAAGCACGCCCACTGCTTCGTCGAGCCGCTGGGCGGCGTCCACGCCGACAAGGTGGTCAGCGCCCTGAACCGCTCGGCGAAGTTCCTGCGCGGGCGGCTGGGCCACGGGATCGACATGAAGTTCACCCCCGACCTGCGCTTCCTCCACGACGAGAGCTTCAACGAGGCCGCCCGCATCGACCGCCTGTTCGACGACCCGCGCGTGCGCCGCGACCTCGAGGCCGAGGACGAGGCCGCCGCGGGGGACGGCGAGGACGGTTATGGGGCGTAG
- a CDS encoding ActS/PrrB/RegB family redox-sensitive histidine kinase has translation MDNPAKSGARLAFLDKPAASSGQDDGLIGDGLIAHGRLNLDVLVRLRWFSLGGELVLFGLAFALRLHLQYLACLLVIAGTAAFNLAVSLSVRALGPSRDSQLVVQLGFNIVQVSALLMLTGGIVNPFALMLIAPVTMAASILDEKKALVLALMAAAMAVVMTFWAAPLPWPTDPPPATPVLLKGVMLLAVLSGMGLTAFYAWRAAAEAKRMELALNVTHKVLAREQRLSALGGLAAAAAHELGTPLATISIVAKEMVREAPNDSVRDDAELLVGQAERCREILTRLTEEPDTTDQAVHARMTLLQFLNEVIERHLDTEIRVEAVVAGPPGARPPEIRRMPEVLHAMTSFVENAVDFAKSEVLVSVRFDERSIGVEVRDDGPGFSPDVLAQLGQPYITSRPNAEGSRSGHMGMGLGFFIAKTLLERTGAVVQHFNGRRGGAVIAARWAREAIEAPPVPGGFELGGPALGES, from the coding sequence GTGGACAACCCGGCGAAATCTGGCGCCCGGCTGGCTTTTCTCGATAAGCCTGCGGCCAGTTCAGGGCAAGATGACGGCCTGATCGGCGACGGCCTGATCGCGCACGGCCGTCTGAACCTCGACGTCCTGGTCCGGCTACGCTGGTTCAGCCTGGGCGGCGAGCTGGTCCTGTTCGGTCTGGCCTTCGCCCTGCGCCTGCACCTGCAATACCTGGCCTGCCTTTTGGTGATCGCCGGCACCGCCGCCTTCAACCTGGCGGTCAGCCTTTCGGTGCGGGCGCTGGGTCCCTCGCGCGACAGCCAGCTGGTGGTGCAGCTGGGCTTCAACATCGTGCAGGTCTCGGCGCTCCTGATGCTGACCGGCGGCATCGTCAACCCGTTCGCGCTGATGCTGATCGCGCCGGTGACCATGGCCGCCTCGATCCTGGACGAGAAGAAGGCCCTGGTCCTGGCCCTGATGGCCGCCGCGATGGCGGTAGTGATGACCTTCTGGGCCGCGCCTCTGCCCTGGCCCACCGACCCTCCGCCGGCGACGCCCGTGCTGCTCAAAGGGGTCATGCTGCTTGCCGTGCTCTCGGGCATGGGCCTGACCGCCTTCTACGCCTGGCGCGCGGCGGCTGAGGCCAAGCGCATGGAGCTGGCCCTGAACGTCACCCACAAGGTGCTGGCGCGCGAGCAGCGGCTCTCGGCCCTGGGCGGCCTGGCCGCCGCCGCCGCGCACGAACTGGGCACGCCCTTGGCCACCATCTCCATCGTCGCCAAGGAGATGGTGCGCGAGGCGCCCAATGACAGCGTGCGCGACGACGCCGAGCTCCTGGTCGGCCAGGCCGAGCGCTGCCGCGAAATCCTGACCCGCCTGACCGAGGAGCCCGACACCACCGACCAGGCCGTGCATGCGCGCATGACCCTGCTGCAGTTCCTCAACGAAGTGATCGAGCGGCACCTCGACACCGAGATCCGCGTCGAGGCGGTGGTGGCCGGCCCGCCCGGCGCCCGCCCGCCCGAGATCCGGCGCATGCCCGAGGTGCTGCACGCCATGACCTCGTTCGTCGAGAACGCGGTCGATTTCGCGAAATCCGAGGTGCTGGTCAGCGTGCGCTTCGACGAGCGTTCGATCGGCGTCGAGGTTCGCGACGACGGCCCCGGCTTTTCGCCCGACGTGCTGGCGCAGCTCGGCCAGCCCTACATCACCAGCCGCCCCAACGCCGAGGGTTCGCGCTCCGGCCACATGGGCATGGGGCTAGGATTCTTTATCGCCAAGACGCTGCTGGAGCGAACCGGCGCGGTGGTTCAGCATTTCAATGGCCGGCGCGGCGGGGCCGTAATCGCGGCCCGCTGGGCCCGCGAAGCCATCGAAGCCCCGCCCGTTCCGGGTGGTTTCGAACTGGGCGGACCCGCTCTGGGCGAATCTTAG
- a CDS encoding bifunctional alpha/beta hydrolase/OsmC family protein encodes MTTQVFDFTGARGHRLSGRLDLPDGPVLAYALFAHCFTCTKNSLAATHVSRALNGRGIAVLRFDFSGLGQSEGAFADSTFTGDVADLIEAARAMVAADIAPQLLIGHSLGGAAVLAAAPELESLKAVATIGAPFDVSHVTHQFADALPAILAEGEAQVTLGGRPFTVRRAFVDDLAGHRLAERIHALRRPLLVMHAPLDETVGVDNAQQIFLAARHPKSYVSLDSADHLLTRSVDSEYAAEVIAAWASRYLIPAPEQAAPDAEAAHTVIVEETGAGQFQAEVRVGRTHFLADEPVEVGGLGSGPSPFELVSAGLGACTAMTLRMYAERKGLPLGTVSVAVAHKRAPEAEKPERFERVVSLGGDLAPDQIERLMQIADRCPVHRLLEPGAEIRTRLAPPPAPPGQDGHFDAMGEVCGEAV; translated from the coding sequence ATGACCACCCAGGTTTTCGACTTCACCGGCGCCCGCGGGCATCGGCTGTCCGGCCGCCTCGACCTGCCCGACGGCCCGGTCCTGGCCTATGCCCTGTTCGCCCACTGCTTCACCTGCACCAAGAACTCCCTGGCCGCGACCCACGTCTCCCGGGCGCTGAACGGCCGCGGCATCGCCGTGCTGCGCTTCGATTTCTCCGGCCTGGGCCAGAGCGAGGGCGCCTTCGCCGACAGTACGTTCACCGGCGATGTGGCCGACCTGATCGAGGCGGCGCGGGCCATGGTCGCGGCCGATATCGCGCCCCAGCTGCTGATCGGCCACAGCCTGGGCGGGGCGGCGGTGCTGGCGGCGGCGCCGGAGCTGGAGAGCCTGAAGGCGGTGGCGACTATCGGCGCGCCCTTCGACGTCAGCCACGTCACCCACCAGTTCGCCGACGCCCTGCCGGCGATCCTGGCTGAGGGCGAGGCCCAGGTGACGCTCGGCGGGCGCCCCTTCACCGTGCGCCGCGCCTTTGTCGACGACCTCGCCGGCCACCGGCTGGCCGAGCGCATCCACGCCCTGCGCCGCCCGCTCCTGGTGATGCACGCGCCCCTGGACGAGACCGTGGGCGTCGACAACGCGCAGCAGATCTTCCTCGCCGCCCGCCACCCCAAGAGCTACGTTTCGCTGGACAGCGCCGACCATCTTTTGACCCGCTCGGTCGATTCCGAGTACGCCGCCGAGGTGATCGCCGCCTGGGCCTCGCGCTATCTGATCCCCGCGCCAGAGCAGGCTGCGCCCGACGCCGAGGCCGCCCATACCGTGATCGTCGAGGAGACCGGCGCCGGCCAGTTCCAGGCTGAAGTCCGGGTCGGCCGCACCCATTTTCTGGCCGACGAGCCGGTCGAGGTCGGCGGCCTGGGCTCGGGCCCATCGCCGTTCGAGCTGGTCAGCGCCGGGCTCGGCGCCTGCACCGCCATGACCCTGCGCATGTACGCAGAGCGCAAGGGCCTGCCGCTGGGGACCGTCTCGGTGGCCGTGGCGCACAAGCGCGCCCCCGAGGCGGAAAAGCCGGAGCGGTTCGAGCGGGTGGTCAGCCTGGGCGGCGACCTCGCCCCCGACCAGATTGAGCGGCTGATGCAGATCGCCGACCGCTGCCCGGTGCATCGTCTGCTAGAGCCCGGCGCCGAGATCCGGACGCGGCTGGCGCCTCCGCCGGCCCCGCCCGGCCAGGACGGCCATTTCGACGCCATGGGCGAGGTCTGCGGCGAGGCGGTGTGA